The proteins below are encoded in one region of Winogradskyella helgolandensis:
- the yidC gene encoding membrane protein insertase YidC, translated as MEEKKFDVKSIIGFVLIFGILLYIMYQNQPSPEELEAQKLAEQEQVEAEKVSKQNETLVTSASDYSVNTQALDSTQKVALQNKVGSFAYALTLPTVGDKFTTVETDVYELKFNTKGGHLAEVKLRNFVDYDSVPVYMVKDNNSAFNITFGTSDNRTLNTQDFPFQPSVTKNGENTVVSMKLKVSETAFLEYRYELKPNDYMIDFSIKSQGLSNVFNTSQPIELDWKQKSIRHSKSISYENRYTRLTYMYDDGKVDKLSQASDDDESINDVEWLSYRQHFFSTILVANDSPFNKAAITSEDLVEDEEIDTLFTKLYTSKIPLAYSGGELNQNLGLYYGPTDNSTLKAYDKDLEKSIPFGWGIFGWINVVLFIPLFGFLSGFLPYGIAIIVMTILVKIVLSFVQYKQFLSQAKMKILKPELDAVREKYKDNKLKAQQETMAIQSRAGASPLSGCLPGLMQIPVFYALFMFFPTAFELRQKGFLWADDLSSYDSVLDLPFHIPLYGDHVALFPILAAIAIFFYMKMTTGQQMATQPTQEGMPDMQKMMKYMIYFSPILMLVFFNNYASGLSLYYFISNLISIGIMLVIKNYIIDEDKVLAKIEVSKTKPKKQNKFQKKMAEMMEQAEAQKQAQQKGKKK; from the coding sequence ATGGAAGAAAAGAAATTCGACGTTAAATCTATAATAGGTTTTGTCCTCATATTTGGTATTTTGTTATATATCATGTACCAAAATCAGCCAAGTCCAGAGGAACTTGAAGCTCAGAAACTAGCAGAACAAGAACAAGTTGAAGCAGAAAAAGTTAGTAAGCAAAATGAAACTTTAGTAACGTCGGCCTCGGATTATTCCGTAAACACACAAGCTTTAGATTCTACTCAAAAAGTAGCACTTCAAAATAAAGTAGGTTCTTTTGCTTATGCATTAACCTTACCAACTGTAGGAGATAAATTTACAACTGTAGAAACAGATGTTTATGAATTAAAGTTTAATACTAAAGGTGGGCACTTAGCAGAAGTAAAGCTGAGGAATTTTGTAGATTACGATTCTGTACCAGTTTATATGGTAAAGGATAATAACAGTGCCTTTAATATCACCTTCGGAACTTCGGATAATAGAACACTAAATACGCAAGATTTTCCTTTTCAACCAAGTGTAACTAAAAATGGAGAAAATACAGTAGTTTCTATGAAACTTAAAGTTTCTGAAACAGCATTTTTAGAATACCGTTACGAGTTGAAACCTAATGATTATATGATTGACTTTTCAATTAAATCACAAGGTTTAAGTAATGTTTTTAATACATCGCAACCAATTGAATTAGATTGGAAACAAAAAAGTATTCGTCATTCTAAGAGTATAAGCTATGAAAATCGCTATACGAGATTAACGTATATGTATGATGATGGTAAAGTAGATAAATTATCGCAAGCAAGTGATGATGACGAATCTATTAATGATGTAGAGTGGTTATCTTACAGACAGCATTTCTTCAGTACTATTTTAGTGGCTAACGATAGTCCGTTTAATAAAGCTGCAATAACATCTGAAGATTTAGTAGAGGACGAAGAAATTGATACTCTATTTACAAAGTTGTATACCTCTAAAATACCTTTAGCTTATAGTGGTGGCGAATTAAATCAAAACTTAGGTCTGTATTATGGTCCAACAGATAATTCAACATTAAAAGCATACGATAAAGACTTAGAAAAAAGTATACCATTTGGTTGGGGAATTTTTGGATGGATAAATGTCGTATTGTTTATTCCATTATTTGGTTTTCTTAGTGGATTTTTACCGTATGGTATCGCCATTATTGTAATGACCATTTTAGTAAAAATCGTATTGTCTTTTGTACAGTATAAGCAATTTTTATCTCAGGCAAAGATGAAAATCTTAAAGCCAGAATTAGATGCTGTTAGAGAAAAGTACAAAGACAATAAGTTAAAAGCACAGCAAGAAACGATGGCCATTCAGAGTAGAGCTGGGGCAAGTCCATTGAGTGGTTGTTTACCAGGTTTAATGCAGATTCCTGTATTCTATGCCTTATTTATGTTTTTCCCAACAGCTTTCGAGTTAAGACAAAAAGGATTCCTTTGGGCAGACGATTTAAGTTCTTATGATTCTGTTTTAGATTTACCGTTCCATATTCCATTATATGGGGATCACGTGGCTTTATTTCCAATTTTAGCAGCTATCGCTATTTTCTTTTACATGAAAATGACAACTGGTCAGCAAATGGCAACACAGCCAACACAAGAAGGTATGCCAGATATGCAAAAAATGATGAAGTATATGATTTACTTCTCTCCAATTTTAATGTTGGTATTCTTTAATAACTATGCATCAGGCTTAAGTTTATATTATTTTATTTCTAACTTAATTAGTATTGGTATTATGTTAGTAATTAAAAACTACATTATCGATGAAGATAAAGTATTAGCTAAGATTGAAGTCAGTAAAACAAAGCCTAAGAAACAAAACAAGTTTCAGAAGAAAATGGCTGAAATGATGGAGCAAGCTGAGGCACAAAAACAAGCACAACAAAAAGGTAAGAAGAAATAA
- a CDS encoding GNAT family N-acetyltransferase, which translates to MKIEVCNKADIKIIVDGLNAYNLDKVAALSSIWTPLEYSLKNEDDTVIGGVLAGINYWNGLEIKILWINEDFRNQGLGSKLLNYLENEAIKKGASIAMVDTFDFQAEEFYIKNDYEVIGEIKNFPKGHRRIYFSKVLESKRPKPFTV; encoded by the coding sequence ATGAAAATTGAAGTTTGTAACAAAGCAGATATTAAAATAATTGTAGATGGTCTTAATGCTTATAATTTAGATAAGGTAGCTGCATTATCAAGTATTTGGACACCCTTAGAGTATAGTTTAAAAAATGAAGATGATACTGTTATTGGAGGTGTTTTGGCAGGAATCAATTACTGGAATGGCTTAGAGATTAAAATCCTTTGGATAAATGAAGACTTCAGAAATCAAGGTTTAGGAAGTAAGTTATTAAACTATCTTGAAAATGAAGCCATAAAAAAAGGTGCAAGCATTGCAATGGTTGATACTTTTGATTTTCAAGCAGAAGAGTTTTATATAAAAAATGATTATGAAGTTATTGGTGAAATTAAGAATTTCCCCAAAGGCCATCGTCGAATTTATTTTTCTAAAGTATTAGAATCAAAAAGACCCAAACCTTTTACCGTTTGA
- a CDS encoding fasciclin domain-containing protein: protein MKIILKNFTLLAVFLLTIGTTSCSDDDDNVTTPATTTVIDVALENNLTSLAAALQATDLVTTLQGEGPFTVFAPTNDAFAQLLNDTGLDLDNLSTDEEALVRNILLNHVIIGSTVTSTDLVNAGSGYTNTAATGPNNANLSLYYTTSNGVMLNGSSTVTNADNTATNGIVHIVDDVIGLPTIATFATTNPALSNLVAALQLADSGTPTVPYIATVSDATAGPFTVFAPSNDAFADLLLELDPSGNTALGDLDAATVDAVLTYHIVSGNVQSSGLPNGTVTTLGGDITADNSAFTLTDPNSRVSNIVTSLVDIQSINGVVHVIDKVLLPMQ, encoded by the coding sequence ATGAAAATTATTTTAAAAAACTTCACTTTACTTGCAGTATTTCTGCTAACGATAGGAACCACTTCATGTAGTGATGATGATGACAACGTAACAACACCAGCTACAACTACAGTTATAGATGTAGCATTAGAAAACAATTTAACATCTTTAGCTGCTGCTTTACAAGCAACCGATTTGGTAACCACCTTACAAGGTGAAGGTCCATTTACAGTTTTTGCGCCTACAAATGATGCATTTGCACAATTATTAAATGACACAGGTTTAGATTTAGATAATTTATCTACAGATGAAGAAGCCTTAGTAAGAAATATTCTATTAAATCATGTAATTATTGGATCTACTGTAACGTCTACAGATTTAGTTAATGCTGGATCAGGATATACGAACACCGCTGCAACAGGTCCAAACAATGCAAATCTTAGTTTATACTACACAACCTCTAATGGCGTTATGCTGAATGGATCGTCAACCGTTACAAATGCAGATAATACCGCAACTAACGGTATTGTGCATATTGTTGATGACGTTATTGGTTTACCAACTATTGCAACGTTTGCGACAACGAATCCTGCTTTATCAAATTTAGTAGCGGCTTTACAATTGGCTGACAGTGGTACACCAACTGTACCTTATATCGCTACAGTATCCGATGCTACTGCAGGACCATTCACTGTATTTGCTCCTTCTAATGATGCTTTTGCTGATTTATTATTAGAGTTAGATCCTTCTGGAAATACTGCTCTTGGTGATTTAGACGCTGCCACAGTTGATGCCGTTTTAACATATCATATTGTAAGTGGTAATGTGCAATCTAGTGGCTTACCAAATGGAACTGTTACCACTTTAGGAGGTGACATTACTGCTGATAATTCAGCTTTTACATTAACAGACCCAAATAGTCGTGTCAGTAACATTGTCACTAGCCTTGTAGATATTCAATCCATAAATGGTGTGGTACATGTTATAGACAAAGTACTTTTACCAATGCAATAA
- a CDS encoding toxin-antitoxin system YwqK family antitoxin, with translation MIKQKVYALFTLTLFLTSAFAQDPVNQLDKDGLRHGLWTKNYHKTKEKRYEGVFKHGKEIDSFKFYTLSGGKSVLSAVKVFNEKDSIADVTFIASTKKVISEGKMNGKRFIGLWTYYHKNSSIKMIEEHYNDDGLLEGERYVYFKNGSVAESAHYKKGKLDGESKWFSEKGILLRHTHYKGGELEGKTINYDALGNITSEGNYNNSQKKGLWNYYEDGKLTKEIDHTTQEVISKKE, from the coding sequence ATGATTAAACAAAAAGTTTACGCGCTTTTCACTTTAACACTATTTTTAACATCTGCATTCGCCCAAGATCCGGTGAATCAATTGGATAAAGACGGACTACGACACGGGTTATGGACCAAAAATTACCACAAAACCAAAGAAAAACGTTATGAAGGTGTTTTTAAACATGGTAAAGAAATTGACTCGTTTAAATTCTATACCTTATCTGGTGGGAAAAGTGTTTTAAGTGCTGTAAAAGTTTTTAATGAGAAAGACAGTATTGCCGATGTTACGTTTATAGCCTCTACTAAAAAGGTGATAAGTGAGGGTAAAATGAATGGTAAACGATTTATTGGACTATGGACGTATTATCATAAGAATTCTTCAATAAAAATGATTGAAGAGCATTATAATGATGATGGTTTACTTGAAGGCGAACGCTATGTCTATTTCAAAAATGGGTCTGTTGCTGAAAGTGCACATTATAAAAAGGGAAAACTAGATGGTGAATCTAAATGGTTTTCTGAGAAAGGTATTTTACTAAGGCATACGCATTATAAAGGCGGTGAATTAGAAGGCAAAACAATTAACTATGATGCTCTTGGAAATATAACTTCAGAAGGCAATTATAATAATAGTCAGAAAAAAGGTCTTTGGAACTATTATGAGGATGGGAAACTAACAAAAGAAATAGACCATACCACACAAGAAGTAATATCTAAAAAGGAATAG
- the mnmA gene encoding tRNA 2-thiouridine(34) synthase MnmA — MKRVIVGLSGGVDSSVAAYLLKEQGYEVIGLFMKNWHDDSVTISDECPWLEDSNDAMLVADKLGIPFQTVDLSVQYKERIVDYMFNEYEKGRTPNPDVLCNREIKFDVFMDIALELGADYVATGHYCRKGTIEKEGKQIHQLLAGADPNKDQSYFLCQLSQQQLAKALFPIGELLKPEVRAIAKAQDLITAEKKDSQGLCFIGKVRLPEFLQQQLKPKEGDIVEVDSRLEIYNQALPEFDSKEKELEFLSKKTIYNLTDGKVVGKHQGAHYFTKGQRKGLGVGGTVEPLFVIDTDVKDNIIYTGQGKQHPGLYRNVLFVTNEELHWVREDLALKEGGTLAVMARIRYRQTLEKATLHKVASGMYVEFENKQSAITEGQFVAWYLEDELLGSGVIS, encoded by the coding sequence ATGAAAAGAGTCATTGTAGGACTTTCAGGAGGAGTAGATTCTAGTGTTGCAGCTTATCTTTTAAAAGAGCAAGGCTACGAGGTTATTGGACTTTTTATGAAAAATTGGCACGATGATTCTGTGACCATTTCAGATGAATGTCCGTGGTTAGAAGATAGCAATGATGCCATGTTGGTCGCGGATAAATTAGGAATCCCTTTTCAGACGGTAGATTTAAGTGTGCAATATAAAGAGCGCATTGTAGATTACATGTTTAACGAATACGAAAAAGGACGCACACCAAATCCAGATGTACTTTGTAATCGTGAAATAAAGTTTGATGTCTTTATGGATATCGCTTTAGAATTAGGTGCAGATTATGTTGCTACAGGTCATTACTGCAGAAAAGGAACTATTGAAAAAGAGGGGAAACAAATACATCAGTTGTTAGCTGGTGCTGATCCTAATAAAGACCAGTCGTATTTTCTTTGTCAATTATCACAACAACAATTAGCTAAGGCATTATTTCCTATAGGTGAATTATTAAAACCAGAAGTAAGAGCAATTGCAAAAGCACAAGATTTAATCACAGCAGAAAAGAAAGATTCTCAAGGTTTATGTTTTATTGGGAAAGTGAGGTTGCCAGAATTCTTACAGCAACAATTAAAACCTAAAGAAGGAGATATCGTTGAGGTTGATAGTCGTTTGGAAATCTATAATCAAGCGTTACCAGAATTCGATTCAAAAGAAAAGGAATTAGAATTTCTATCTAAAAAAACAATCTATAATCTAACAGATGGAAAGGTTGTTGGGAAACATCAAGGTGCGCATTATTTTACTAAAGGGCAACGTAAAGGTTTAGGAGTTGGTGGAACAGTAGAACCTTTATTTGTTATTGATACAGACGTCAAAGACAATATTATTTACACAGGTCAAGGTAAACAACATCCTGGTTTATACCGAAATGTATTGTTTGTGACTAATGAAGAATTGCATTGGGTTAGAGAAGATTTAGCTTTAAAAGAAGGTGGGACTTTAGCTGTAATGGCTAGAATTCGTTACAGACAAACTTTGGAAAAAGCGACCTTACATAAAGTCGCTTCTGGTATGTATGTAGAATTTGAAAACAAGCAATCTGCAATTACCGAAGGCCAGTTTGTGGCTTGGTATTTAGAAGATGAATTGTTAGGTTCGGGTGTAATTTCTTAA
- a CDS encoding S8 family serine peptidase gives MKNIFTIILLIFITNSFAQEDAWIYLTDKPNASALVENPISILTQKAIDRKQNHNISIDERDVPVNETYISDLKSQTGIAVLAKSKWFNAVHVRGTEDDINALGNLIFVESIDFANKSLNTLSRSSLIVNKTHTEDETIAFTYGDTQNQVEMINVDNLHLADFTGEGITIAVMDSGFPGVSTMGAFQRLRDNGDLLDGYDFVDRTSDVYDYTGSNHGTQVLSTMAGFIQDDYVGTAPDASYYVFRTEDAGSENPVEESYWVEAAERADSLGVDMINTSLGYQTFDNSNYDYTPTDMNGETTFISKGASIAAEKGILVVVSAGNSGATDWQTVGSPADSPNVLSIGGVDADGDYVSFSSRGSDAQVGYQKPDVVARAGLAYVINEYNSIVQNNGTSFSGPILCGGIASLWQAIPNASPSEVMDYVRQSASQFNTPDDFLGYGIPDLDLVRTTVLSLNEEQLKDFKLYPNPVTTNLNIEMPSNVNQLEVSIYNQLGQEVLNQMITENSKSITVSGLVSGLYVIKLSTKNSSKTFKFIKH, from the coding sequence ATGAAAAATATTTTTACAATTATTCTTTTAATATTCATTACTAATAGCTTCGCTCAAGAAGACGCATGGATCTACCTAACTGATAAGCCAAATGCTTCAGCTTTAGTAGAAAACCCAATTAGCATTCTTACACAAAAAGCTATAGATAGAAAGCAAAATCATAATATTTCTATTGATGAACGTGATGTGCCGGTTAACGAAACCTATATTTCAGATTTAAAATCCCAAACAGGAATTGCAGTCTTGGCAAAATCCAAATGGTTTAATGCCGTTCATGTTAGAGGAACGGAAGATGACATTAATGCACTTGGCAATTTAATTTTTGTTGAGAGTATTGATTTTGCTAATAAAAGTTTAAACACCTTATCAAGATCTTCTTTAATTGTAAATAAAACACATACTGAAGACGAAACAATTGCTTTTACTTATGGAGATACACAAAACCAAGTAGAAATGATTAATGTTGATAATCTTCATTTGGCAGATTTTACAGGAGAAGGTATTACGATCGCCGTAATGGATTCTGGCTTTCCCGGTGTGAGTACGATGGGAGCATTTCAGCGTTTACGAGATAATGGTGACTTATTAGACGGTTATGATTTTGTAGATAGAACTTCAGATGTGTATGACTATACAGGAAGTAATCATGGTACTCAAGTATTGAGCACAATGGCAGGATTTATTCAAGATGACTATGTTGGCACTGCTCCAGATGCCTCGTATTATGTTTTTAGAACTGAAGATGCCGGAAGTGAAAATCCCGTAGAAGAAAGTTATTGGGTGGAAGCTGCAGAGCGCGCAGATAGCTTAGGTGTAGATATGATTAATACGTCATTGGGATATCAAACTTTTGATAACTCTAATTACGATTATACACCAACGGATATGAATGGTGAAACGACCTTTATTTCTAAAGGAGCTTCCATTGCTGCAGAAAAAGGAATTTTAGTGGTTGTGAGTGCAGGAAATTCTGGGGCAACGGATTGGCAAACAGTTGGTTCTCCTGCAGATTCACCAAATGTATTATCTATTGGAGGAGTAGATGCGGATGGAGATTATGTGTCATTTAGTTCCAGAGGGAGTGATGCTCAAGTAGGTTATCAAAAACCAGATGTGGTTGCCAGAGCAGGATTAGCCTATGTGATTAATGAGTATAATAGTATTGTTCAGAATAATGGAACTTCCTTTAGTGGCCCCATTCTTTGTGGAGGTATTGCATCGTTGTGGCAAGCTATTCCTAATGCGTCACCATCCGAAGTTATGGATTATGTGAGGCAATCAGCGTCACAATTTAATACGCCAGATGATTTTCTAGGGTATGGAATTCCAGATTTAGATTTAGTGAGAACTACGGTGTTATCTTTAAATGAAGAACAGCTTAAAGATTTTAAATTGTATCCTAATCCAGTAACCACTAATTTGAATATTGAAATGCCTTCAAACGTAAATCAGTTAGAAGTTTCAATTTACAATCAATTAGGTCAAGAAGTTTTAAATCAAATGATAACTGAAAATTCGAAGTCTATTACTGTTTCAGGTTTAGTTTCAGGATTATATGTAATTAAGCTTTCAACGAAAAATAGTTCAAAAACATTCAAATTTATAAAGCACTAA
- a CDS encoding NAD(P)H-dependent flavin oxidoreductase, which produces MANRITSLFNIKYPIIQAGMIWNSGWRLASAASNSGILGLIGAGSMYPDVLREHIQKCKAATDNPFGVNVPMLYPNVQEIMDIIVEEGVKVVFTSAGNPKTWTKWLQDKGITVVHVVSSVKFALKAQDAGVDAIVAEGFEAGGHNGRDETTTLTLIPMVKEQLEIPLIAAGGIATGKAMLACMILGADGVQVGSRFVASEESSAHQAFKQVVVDAKEGDTQLTLKELAPVRLVKNKFYNDLQELYKTSPSPEQLRELLGRARAKRGMFEGDLEDGELEIGQIAGLIHDVKPVAEIVKEMVSEYELAKNTISSL; this is translated from the coding sequence ATGGCAAATAGAATTACCTCACTTTTCAATATAAAATATCCAATCATCCAAGCCGGAATGATTTGGAACAGTGGTTGGAGATTAGCATCTGCAGCAAGTAACTCAGGCATATTAGGTTTAATAGGAGCAGGTTCTATGTATCCAGATGTGTTGCGAGAACACATTCAAAAATGTAAAGCAGCAACCGATAACCCCTTTGGAGTTAATGTACCCATGTTGTATCCCAATGTTCAAGAAATCATGGATATCATTGTAGAAGAAGGTGTGAAGGTTGTTTTCACATCTGCCGGAAATCCGAAGACTTGGACCAAATGGTTACAAGACAAAGGCATTACAGTGGTGCATGTGGTAAGTAGTGTGAAATTTGCCTTAAAAGCTCAAGATGCCGGAGTCGATGCTATTGTTGCAGAAGGTTTTGAAGCAGGAGGACATAATGGAAGAGATGAAACTACAACGTTGACATTGATACCAATGGTAAAAGAACAACTTGAAATTCCTTTAATTGCAGCAGGTGGTATTGCCACAGGAAAAGCGATGTTAGCCTGTATGATTTTGGGTGCCGATGGAGTACAAGTAGGAAGCCGATTTGTAGCGAGTGAAGAATCTTCAGCGCACCAAGCGTTTAAGCAAGTTGTTGTTGATGCTAAAGAAGGAGATACCCAATTAACCTTGAAAGAATTAGCTCCTGTTAGATTAGTGAAGAATAAATTCTACAACGACTTACAAGAACTCTATAAAACCAGTCCATCGCCAGAACAACTTAGAGAATTGCTCGGAAGGGCTAGAGCAAAACGTGGTATGTTTGAAGGTGATTTAGAAGATGGAGAATTAGAAATTGGTCAAATTGCAGGTTTGATTCATGATGTAAAACCAGTTGCTGAGATTGTAAAGGAGATGGTGAGTGAGTATGAGTTGGCTAAAAATACTATCAGTTCATTATAA
- a CDS encoding potassium/proton antiporter, with amino-acid sequence MNLTTENILLIGSLLLFISIVVGKTSYKFGVPTLILFLAIGMLAGSDGIGGIRFDDPKLAQLIGIISLNFILFSGGLDTNFKAIKPILKEGLILSTLGVFLTAATLGTFVWFVTDFTIYESMLLGSIVSSTDAAAVFSILRSKNLALKTNLRPTLELESGSNDPMAYVLTLACLSLVINQDQSFLNMILMFLQQMILGGIAGFAFGKLSELIINRIKLGFEGLYPVLVIALMFITFSATDFIGGNGFLAIYICAVYLGNQDLIHKSTILKMFDGIAWLMQIVLFLTLGLLVFPSQIIPYMGIGLLISIFLILVARPAAVFISLMFFKMKLGRRFYISWVGLRGAVPIVFATYPLLAGIDKANMIFNIVFFISVTSVLIQGTTLSLFAKWLNVALPEEIKPIAENDRYILNLPKSAMEEILIPAHSFAVDKRIIDLHFPTSAFIVMIKRNNKFVRPGGSTIIEANDILVLLLDNDDSLSEVNNILGNTILN; translated from the coding sequence ATGAATTTAACCACTGAAAACATCCTCTTAATAGGATCCCTATTACTTTTTATAAGTATTGTCGTAGGTAAAACATCTTATAAATTTGGAGTTCCGACATTAATCCTCTTTTTGGCTATCGGAATGCTTGCAGGATCTGATGGTATTGGTGGTATTCGATTTGATGATCCTAAGTTAGCACAGCTGATAGGTATTATTTCTCTTAATTTTATCTTGTTTTCCGGTGGTTTAGATACCAATTTTAAAGCCATCAAACCCATTCTTAAAGAAGGGCTCATTTTATCAACTCTTGGCGTTTTTCTAACTGCAGCAACATTGGGAACATTTGTTTGGTTTGTAACAGATTTTACAATTTATGAAAGTATGTTGTTGGGGTCTATTGTATCTTCTACAGATGCGGCAGCCGTTTTTTCTATTTTACGTTCCAAGAATCTAGCTTTAAAAACGAATTTAAGACCAACATTAGAGCTTGAAAGTGGAAGTAATGATCCCATGGCATATGTGTTAACCTTGGCGTGTTTAAGTTTGGTAATTAATCAAGACCAGAGTTTTCTCAACATGATTCTAATGTTTTTACAACAAATGATATTAGGTGGTATTGCTGGTTTTGCCTTTGGGAAATTAAGTGAATTAATTATCAATAGAATTAAATTAGGTTTCGAAGGACTTTACCCAGTCCTAGTTATCGCCCTAATGTTTATTACATTTTCTGCCACTGATTTTATAGGTGGTAATGGGTTTCTTGCCATTTATATATGTGCGGTTTATTTAGGTAATCAAGATTTAATACATAAGTCTACAATTCTGAAAATGTTTGATGGAATAGCATGGTTAATGCAAATCGTGCTATTCCTCACATTAGGATTACTTGTTTTTCCTTCGCAAATAATCCCTTATATGGGAATTGGATTACTCATTTCAATCTTCCTTATTCTTGTCGCACGACCTGCAGCGGTATTTATAAGTCTTATGTTTTTTAAAATGAAACTTGGTAGGAGGTTTTATATTTCTTGGGTTGGTTTGCGTGGTGCTGTTCCGATCGTGTTTGCTACGTATCCGCTTTTAGCAGGAATAGATAAAGCCAATATGATATTTAATATTGTATTTTTTATTTCGGTGACTTCTGTTTTAATTCAAGGAACAACGCTATCTCTGTTTGCAAAATGGTTAAATGTAGCCTTGCCAGAAGAGATAAAACCTATAGCGGAAAATGACAGATATATTCTTAATTTGCCCAAATCAGCAATGGAAGAAATTTTGATACCTGCTCATAGTTTTGCAGTAGATAAACGTATTATAGATTTACATTTTCCAACATCAGCGTTTATTGTAATGATTAAACGAAATAATAAGTTTGTGCGTCCAGGCGGATCTACTATTATTGAAGCTAACGATATTTTAGTGCTACTTTTGGATAATGACGATAGCTTATCAGAAGTTAATAATATATTAGGAAATACTATATTGAATTAA
- a CDS encoding DUF3124 domain-containing protein: protein MKRIIILFIVLFGFYSCNEVLGKEEFKKVDWKARQATIKPTDSLTSGESYLSVYSQIYSYSQHKMYNLTAMISLRNTSAKDSIYLSKINYYDTHGALIKSYIDDPIYLTPMETIDIVINEVDISGGTGGNFIFDWNTPKACPEPIFEGVMTSTSGQQGLSFLTQAKRID, encoded by the coding sequence ATGAAAAGAATAATAATTTTATTTATAGTGCTCTTTGGTTTTTACTCTTGTAATGAAGTTTTGGGTAAAGAGGAATTTAAAAAAGTCGATTGGAAGGCGAGACAAGCAACTATTAAACCTACTGATTCATTAACTTCAGGAGAATCATATTTATCGGTTTACTCTCAGATCTATAGTTACTCTCAGCATAAAATGTATAATCTTACAGCTATGATAAGTTTAAGAAATACAAGCGCCAAAGACAGTATTTATTTATCTAAAATCAATTATTACGATACACACGGTGCCTTAATTAAATCGTATATAGACGATCCTATTTATTTAACTCCTATGGAAACGATAGATATTGTAATCAATGAAGTGGATATTTCAGGTGGTACAGGTGGTAATTTTATTTTCGATTGGAATACACCTAAAGCTTGTCCTGAGCCAATTTTTGAAGGAGTAATGACGTCTACATCTGGTCAGCAAGGCTTATCGTTTTTAACACAGGCTAAGAGAATCGATTAA